Below is a window of Camelina sativa cultivar DH55 chromosome 11, Cs, whole genome shotgun sequence DNA.
TTCTGtcaccaaattaaaaaaaaaaaaaaaaaacaccctaTGAATTAATAGAAAATCTTGGATCACCAAAAAATTTGGTTCAAAGTTGCACCAAATTCGAAGTCCCTCCAAATAATTTAATCATGTTTCAATGCATCTTCGCAAATCTCAGTTTTGCTATAAACACTCCCCAAAGTAGTTTATTTAACTAAAGTATCAAACGCTATCATATactcattattattattgagtAAAAGCAAGCTGTCCAGTGTATCATTATTTGTTTGTATAGGTTCATCTTTTATGTCGACGTATTAACTTCTTATTCCATGAATTTGACGTTGtaattttgattaaataatGATACACTGGACTTGCTTTTACGATAATAATGAgtaaaatcttgttaaatatTCGATGAACCtacaaaaaagaattataataaaaatgtagaCTAACCAAGtgttttaatcacaaaccaGTACCACTAACTCGTAAACGAATCAGCACACTACTCTCTATTTTACACACTCTTTGAAAGTCTCGATGATGAATGATATGAAGTTCTTGATGATCATCGCCGTCATCATCTCGGCGTCTTTGTTTCCAGCGTTGGTGTTCGGATCTCGTCCGGTGAAGTGTGACAATTGCATTGACAGTGGAGAAGAAAAGATCaccatgatgaagaagatgagatcaaGTTTGGATTTGAGCCGTAGGATTCTTCAAGCTTCAAGATATATAAACTACGATGCAATGAAGCAAAATAAACCAGCTAAACCAGATGGTAAACCTGATCAACCGGATAACACTTACCGACGAGGTTGCACTGCCGCTACAGAATGCCACCGCTTTACGAATTAAACAATTCACAATTCGAATAgtttgttgtgttttattttatttttcgttagttttttttcccaatCGCATTTCACAATTCTCATTGTGATAAAATGAGACCTAATAATTATGATTAGAATTTGCACTGTagtaaaaaaatgattattaagtGAATCATATGAAAACCATCTTGTCAATATTAGTCTATGGACATTTACATATGTACAGctacatcttcatcatcagtaTCATCATCTTCCCAGTCGAGGTTAAATGAATTAGCAGCTTTCTTAAGCTCGGTTAAACCGGTGAGATCTTCCAGGTATGTAGGATGGTTAATAGCTTCAAGTAAGAAACTGTTACCTCTCTCTCGATACTCCGATATCACctgaatataataaaagtttaaaaaacgTTATGATCAAGCTTCGCGAGAGCTTACGGTTCTGTTCTGTTAGAAAAGTTTTCATGTGGAAAAACTTACGGTTTCAGAGCAAGCGGTGCAGCTGTTGGAGGCTTGCCCAAGCAGCGTGATCTGTGAGAACTGAGAAACTGAGCTTCGAATCTGATGAGGTAATATCCCGAGAGGCGAATCATCATTGTTTCCTCCATTACTCGAGCTCGAATTGTCGCCTTTTGCATTGATACTGTATTAAACATATGTAAGACGATAAGCCTGAGGATTGAATTCTCAATGTATTCGGTTTTACGAAAGACTTACCCAAGTGGGTGTTGTAGGACTCCGACTAAGAGTTCAACGGCAAGGGCTCCTGCAATAGGAGCTAGACCTGGGCGTGTAACAGTGCATTGCTGGTCTAGAG
It encodes the following:
- the LOC104724805 gene encoding protein RALF-like 18, whose protein sequence is MMNDMKFLMIIAVIISASLFPALVFGSRPVKCDNCIDSGEEKITMMKKMRSSLDLSRRILQASRYINYDAMKQNKPAKPDGKPDQPDNTYRRGCTAATECHRFTN